The segment CCGTGGTCTTTGTCAAAGCGATAACTCCGCCCTTGGAAGCGGAATAGTTAGCCTGTCCCGCATTCCCCATAATCCCCATTACGCTCGCCATATTGACGATCTTGCCGCTTCGCTGGCGCATCATCAACTTGGCTACCGCCTTGGAGCAAATGAACACTCCCTTTAGGTTTGTGTCCAAAACCATATCCCATTCCTGCTCGCTCATGCGAACCAACAGGTTATCACGAGTGATCCCCGCATTGTTGACTAGTATATCGATCCTGCCGAACTTGTCAACTGCCGCCTGGACCATCTTATCGACATCGTCAGGGTTTGAGACGCTGCCGTAAACCGCAAGAGCCTCACCGCCCATATCTTCGACTTCTTTCGCAACCGCCTGAGCGGCCTCCGGCACAAAGTCCGCAATCACGATCTTTGCGCCTTCCTTGGCAAGTCTCAAGGCTATTGACCTGCCGATGCCCTTACCTGCTCTGCCTGCGCCTGTTATCAGCGCTATTTGTCCTTCAAGTAACAACTTACATTCTCCCATCGTCTATTATATTTCGCGTGAACCGCAATATCATTTCGGAACCGCTTCGATAATAAACTGAAACGTAACCAGATTCGGAACGAACCTGCTCAGTATTCGGTGCCTTGCCCTTTTATAGACACGGTCAAACTTTGTGATCCGGTAACCCGTATCTTCAAAAAGCCGCCTTGCGGTGGATGCCGTGAAGAACCTCAAGTGCGTGTCATCCAGAATACCTGCGTTGACATATTCGAACCTGCCGAACAGCAGGTTGAACCTGACTTCGTAATACGCCACATTCGGGATCGACGCCAGTACCTTGCCGCCGTTTTTGAGCAAGTCGCGCGAACGCCGCAATATATCCCACGGGTCCTTGAGGTGCTCCAGCACGTCACCGAATATCACCGCATCAAATCCGGGCTCTATCTCAGCCCACACATCCGGCGACTCGATATCGCCTGTTATAGCCCTGTCCGCATACCGGCTCGCCTGCCGGATCAGTTCCGGATTGATTTCGACAACCGTGACCTTACATCCCAGCTCATCCATAGCCTGGGTCATAAAACCGGTGGCGCAGCCTGCTTCAAGCACTCTCGAACCCGGCGCGACGCAATTGAACATCATCTCATGCGAGTAACCGAGCCCCGTATGCGTGTATATCTTATTGTGCTTCATAAAAATGATTAGATCAGCGCTTCAAGGGATGCTTTGTCGCCAACAGAGTAAACCTCGGCATCTCTGGCAATCCTCTTGATGAGCCCTGCAAGCACTGAGCCCGACCCTAATTCTATAAATACTTCGGCCCCTGCGTCAAGCATTGCGTTTATCGACTCGACCCAGCGCACGCTTCCGGTGATCTGTTTAGACAGATTCACTTTGACTTCTTCGGCCTCATTCTCGACCTGGGCTGTGTAGTTTGCCACCACCGGGGTCGAAAGATTATTTATCCGGCAGGCATGCAAAGCCTCAAGCAGAGCGTCAGAGGCGTCCTGCATGAGCGGCGAGTGAAACGCACCGCTTACACTCAGCGGAACCACCCGCCTCGCGCCCATCTCAGAGGCTATCTCAGAAGCCCGCTTCACCGCATCCGTCTCGCCGGATATTACGGTCTGGATAGGGCTGTTAAAGTTTGCTGCCACGACAATTCCGGAATCCGACGCCTTTGAAACCGCTTCAGATACCTGATCGGGAGAAAGGCCAAGAATGGCGGCCATGGTGCCCGGATTAGCCTGCGCGGCATCGTTCATAAGCTTTGCTCGTTCGCGGACGAGCTTGAGGCCGTCTACAAAATCATAAGCGCAGGCAGCAAAGAGGGCCGCGTATTCGCCTACACTGTGCCCTGCTGCAACAATCGGCTTCAGACCTGATGCGGCAGCGACCATATAGGCAGCGCAGGATGTCAAATAAAGCGCAGGCTGGGTGTTGATCGTCAGCGTAAGCTGGTCCTCGGGTCCGTTGAAGC is part of the Armatimonadota bacterium genome and harbors:
- the fabD gene encoding ACP S-malonyltransferase gives rise to the protein MGLLGKKLAFVFPGQGSQAVGMGKGLYESFDEARVLFDMADDALGFSLSDLCFNGPEDQLTLTINTQPALYLTSCAAYMVAAASGLKPIVAAGHSVGEYAALFAACAYDFVDGLKLVRERAKLMNDAAQANPGTMAAILGLSPDQVSEAVSKASDSGIVVAANFNSPIQTVISGETDAVKRASEIASEMGARRVVPLSVSGAFHSPLMQDASDALLEALHACRINNLSTPVVANYTAQVENEAEEVKVNLSKQITGSVRWVESINAMLDAGAEVFIELGSGSVLAGLIKRIARDAEVYSVGDKASLEALI
- a CDS encoding class I SAM-dependent methyltransferase, with protein sequence MKHNKIYTHTGLGYSHEMMFNCVAPGSRVLEAGCATGFMTQAMDELGCKVTVVEINPELIRQASRYADRAITGDIESPDVWAEIEPGFDAVIFGDVLEHLKDPWDILRRSRDLLKNGGKVLASIPNVAYYEVRFNLLFGRFEYVNAGILDDTHLRFFTASTARRLFEDTGYRITKFDRVYKRARHRILSRFVPNLVTFQFIIEAVPK
- the fabG gene encoding 3-oxoacyl-[acyl-carrier-protein] reductase, translating into MLLEGQIALITGAGRAGKGIGRSIALRLAKEGAKIVIADFVPEAAQAVAKEVEDMGGEALAVYGSVSNPDDVDKMVQAAVDKFGRIDILVNNAGITRDNLLVRMSEQEWDMVLDTNLKGVFICSKAVAKLMMRQRSGKIVNMASVMGIMGNAGQANYSASKGGVIALTKTTAKELGSRGVNVNAVAPGFIQTVMTEEMPEDAKAGIAQQIPLRRLGTPDDVAEVVLFLCSPMSSYTTGQVIAVDGGMVM